Below is a window of Gossypium hirsutum isolate 1008001.06 chromosome A12, Gossypium_hirsutum_v2.1, whole genome shotgun sequence DNA.
ttttctcaattaacacccttttccaactattttagactactacatagcctttcatactcaaaaccgcaacaccaaaccttaattcccaactttttcacaattaggtccctaaaatcaatttctatcaaaattacttaataaaatcatcatataacaaaattaaagcttcaatttcatgtttattcatcataaaaatccaacactaatcaatggtaactttcaaaatcagccatggaatcaaaaactaatgaaataattagttggacctaattgtaaaagtatcaaaatcacaaaaattagaagaaataatcaagaattaaacttacatgattcaaaaatatgaaaaaccagcttattccagacctcctatggcgtttttgctgataaattgtgaagagatctctagatttttcacttttgtctttgttttaaatgtttaatttgttaagtttccaattttgcccctgtttctccttacattctgctgatttttcttacccaaccgtccagcccatataatttgggtctaatagccttttaaatccctccactttagtcacttaagctatttaatcacaatttaacaaattttacactattcccaatttagtcctttttagttaattaactatccaaacgttaaaattttctaacgaaactttaataccaactcaatgacactctataaatatttctaaaaatatttatggctcggtttaaaatcttcgaggtctcgatacctcattttttttattttaattattttaatatttattcctagtacactattcactatttcaaaaattttcctaacttcacatttaacttatacttactaaatttataatattttctactcgtttgtcagatttagtgatctcgaatcaccattccgacaccactaaaaattcaggctattacacaAAAAATAGGGAAAAACTGTAAGATTTggaaaataggggacacacggtcatgtgatcAGACCGCGTGGAAAGCCTTAGACCATGTAGATGAGGTACACGACCatgtggctaggtcgtgtgacAGACTGATACCGTGTGGAAATTGAAAAATCAAGGTGCAGAAGAGATAtgaccgtgtggtaggccgtgtgagaaTCGAAAAACCCAGGGTTTTAGGGGGACATGACTATGTGAGCGGTCATGTGGTCCACACGGGTGGCTCACACGTCCTTGTGGCTGGcagtgtgtccctattttgaggCACGGTTTGCCTCGACTCGCTTGTAAAAGAACAATTATCTGTCACCGAGATTCCGAGCGACGTCCCTCACGTTCAAATCTGGTCCGATGCATTTATAACGGGTCATTCAAACGACATTTGTACACGAGTTAGGGTTTGTTTTTTAAGATTTATCAAGATTCAACGATATTAATAAAAGATTCGTCAAGAACCGCGAAAGATCGACTAATTGATTTGAAAGATCAATATCTGATAGAAATTCTACAAAATTTGGGGTCATACACTTAAGATCGAGATGCATTTACTAAACTTGATGGAATTACGTAGGCTATTAACGATGAATTCAACAATCTATAGAGAATCAAtttattatggattgatttgataacgaaagcaaaaataattattaacaattaggatgaaaatatagtgaaaaaaatgaaaagaaaacaaatagaGAATAAATAGAAAAATGGAGGGCAAATTCTATCAAGATTTCTAAAGGGGCAAATTGAAATTCTAATTAggaaaagaagataaaaatatGGTAGAATTCTAATTCTATTAGGATTTTGAGGAATAGTAAGATATAAATTCTAATTGGGAAAGAATTGGGCCAATTCCTAGAGGCTTCACCTACAATTTTCTCAAGATTttgccaaaatttaaaattaaaattaaaattaaaattaaaggggAGGAGGAAGCGTCTCAAACCTTGGTCTTTTAAGGGGGCCTTAACCATTAGGGTATTTCCCATATCTTGTTAAATTTTGAcacttaattatataaatatattttagagtgtctttggcaaaattacgaaataaaaagagaaaataaaaagagaaaaagagattCAAACCTAAGTCAATTGGGAAGGGAAATAGCATGTTTAACCAATTGGGCTATTACCATTATTGTTCAACTTTTACtctatttaatatatattctagTGTAATTTTCATTCTAGGTTGTTGAATATTTAAGCTACTTAACCATCAAGCCTAacgcttattattattttttattttttttattacaactAAAATCctatattttggggtgtgacaaattCATGTTATCATTTTAATTAGAGTAGTTAAGGAACTAACTAATGCCATTGTAAAAGTAGATAgccaaatttattaaattaaaataataataaaaactaaatcacaattatttatattaatttttttagatttattttgataaaataaatttattttatgagataaaatttcaaaaaaatatataaatatttttgaaaaataataaattttcaagtaaataaaagtAATCAATaactttaatatgtttttttaaatatatttttatataaaaattttaaatttacttcaTTATTCTAAATATAAAGGTGTTGTATACTACACATAACGAATATGGTGGCGGATACTATGACAGCTTTAGGCATAAATAATCCTGTTGTATTGAAAATTCATGAATATCCCTACAAAAAAGCGTTAGTGACCATTACAAAATTTGTTACGACTAATTGTATTCAACTTCCTTATTTtacaaacacacaaaaaaaaaattgagctgTCAAACCCTTCAACTTAAAATTATAACCATTTGTATAATAGAGAATTAATCCTCTTTCCAAgagctaatttttcttttttcattttaccGTCCCAAAAATCAATCCTCTTTCTGTCTTAGAATTTaattcccccccccccccaacaaaaaaaaagttttaacatATCCCATTAAATGCTTCAATGGTTCCATCTTTTCACTGTTTAAGAGCTATTTTGATCTCCTTTAAAATTGGTTTTTATtcaaaaatcgaaaaaattttGCTGGTCCTAAGCTCTTGGAATTAGAAGAATTCGTATACCCTGTTTACCTTTTTTAAGGGTGTACTTACAATATACCCTTTTTTGAAAGCTATTACTTACAATATACTTAAATGAATAGAAACGTTACCCAATGGAATTTTGGGCTAAAAGATCCAAATTAGAAGCAACAAAAATGGCCCCGTGCAATTGTGGACTGAACTTAAGTCTACTACTGGCGGCCCGAATCTGCTTCTACTCAACGCCGGCCAATCATTTTTCCCTGCTTTTTCCTCACTTCTTTTCATATACAATGTTTTTAGAATCAGGTTAGTGGTCGAGCCAGttagattattaattatttttatttgaccGATTCAACCAGTTTAATCGGTTCActgtttaataatataaaataataaattattaaaaaaaagcacTTCAGTAAAAAAAACTAACTTAAAATATCACTTGGACCaatcttttaatttataaattactGTCAAGGCCCAGATATGGTTAGGCCCGTGGCCGAAAACAAAGCCTATTTCCTTCCACTTgttctccttttttattttccctAATTTCCTTGCCGCCTAAACTTTTTCATCTTTTCATCTCTCTTTTTTCTTcagattttattttttggtttcatCTTTTCATCTATAACTTTTATCTTGGGTACTTCTGATTGCATCTTGAAGGCGGAGGCCGGTAGTTACAGATTGAAATGGTGGCTGACCAGTAGCAACAAGAAAGCAGTAGACGGCAGTGTTACTATTACTCTTAAACAATATTTTCAAAATCGATGCTCCAACCAATCATATCATCAATTCTTGATTTGACAAGTCTAATTGATCCGACTATCAACTCAACCGATTCGTTGTTTAATAATTTGTACTACTAATGAAATCCTTAATTGAGTTAATATCACGAgtctaatttaattaagaaattataaaaataaccctccatatttaaaacaagttatattatttgaggttattttaattttttttatttaacttttttttatataagtgttttagaattatttaaaaatattccaAAAAATTATGGTCATATATATAGTATAGACAAGTTTTGGATTGTTTTAGAAATGCATCCCTATTCATCGCttttaattaaattcattcaatactaaaagtaattcataagttcatgattttttagtatttattaattattgtaaactttatttaaaatatttctaattttatttttaaacaaacaattttataaatctAACCTTCTGTAATAATCtgtatacaattttttatatttatttatttattataatttaaaataaacataactatttatttaatatattttaatttataaatacaaTTAATCCTAGTATAGCATCGATATACAAACTAGTAACTGTATATTTTCTACTTGAGAAATTTGCTATTAACTTTTGTACTCtaattttggtcatttttagctTATGTACTttttcaagttttgaaattttagctctAGCACAAACGATAGACGTTAAATCTAATAAATTAAACCCcgttatttctaaaattttatgtagCACACTTAATACCACATTTAATGACATATTTGACCTAATAGGTTTAATTGCTCATGTTTAGGTCaagccaaaaattttaaaaattgaaaaatataaaaatactaaaactaatcaaattaaaacataagaattaagTCCATAACTTACATATAGTACATGAACTAGTAAtaaaatttggtcctttttttactttacaatattatgtataaaatgaattttttatcttctcaaaatcatttaaattttaaatcaaacttaaaaaaaaacatattaaaaaataatgcTAAACTACGAACACTTTTTAGAGTAATAGGGGGTAGAATTAGTGTTGTTTGAACTAGACTAGACCAGCTAATTGGATCGGGAACAGACCAAGTTACTAGTCTGAAGTGGTTTTGAATTGATTAAATCAGGAGTCGATACGAattgattgaataaattttttttaatttttaataattttttaattaaactagttaaattggTCAGATCGATGAATCAATGACTTGACATCTTTGACCATCGGTTCGGTTTAAAAAACATTAGGTAGAACTATATAGGCTTAATTCACGATTTAACTCTCGAagtgtatttattttttttactttgatatctaaacttttttttgtctcAAATTGGTATACGAAGAATACCAAAGTTgtgttttttgaaaattatatattttttctctgAGAAAATGTGTATAAaccataaatattataaaaataaaaattatatataaaaaattatatacaaatttcagattgtttatatatattgataatttttataattgacatatatgttttttatattttatttctattttttacaaTTCTTTTATGGTTTATACATATTTTCTCAAAGAAAAATGACACATTTTATAAAAGAAGGTAAAGTGGTCCTTTTTTATTGGCTACAAATGCTAAATGGCACATTTTTCATTGGTCAAATCTATCCAATGTTTTTTTTGTTAACGTCTACTAAAAGTGGGGAAAAAATATAACTTTAGCAtgctttaggtactaaattgatgGGCTAAACCTAAATCTAATTGTGTCCATTAATTTGCACATCTGAGCAGTACGCAGCGCCAACCATTGAAGATAAAGCAAAGTAACCCATATATCAAAGCGACACGTGTTACCATTACATAATTTCCTTCTTAAGTCTCTCCGAGTTTTGTTGAAGAATTTAgtattgtctttgtcattgccttCTTTGACATTTTCTCTCTCCAAGTCACTCTGTGGTGAGATTTtaacatacaaaaaaaaaaccaaaaaaaaaactaaggctCTAATTTCCAAACTCCATTACAGATTAGATATAACGGAGAGCAGTTTTTGATAAGAAAAGAGACGGTAAAAGGAAATTAAAGATGTCAACAGCTTCTTCATTGTGTTCATCAACTCAAGTTAATGGCTTTGGAGGGGGACTTAGGCTTCTAAGAACCCATCTTTCTCAACCCAGTTCCTTTTCTTTTACTAGgtaatctttttcatttttaaattcctTTTCTGGGTTGCTCTTCTTATTTTGTGTGTGTATTCCTTAGAGTTTTAGATGGTAAAGAAGCAAATTTATTGGGGTATTGCGAAAAACTCCAGTTCAGAAATGTTGACATTCTCTTGTGAAGGACCTTAATTTCGTTTGCAATTCGATAATTAAACCTTTTTTACAGAaaaaagtttcatttttttaaaaattattctgTAATGTTTTCAACACAAATGAAGCTGGTTTGTGATGAAAGTAAAGGGCTTGtacaattaaatatatatatatatatatatatatatcaagaataTTTGGTACTTAAATTGTAATAAAGCAAATAAGGTTTTGGGATTTTATTACAGTgttattgattatttaatgtttgGTGTATTGCCTAAGCAATTCGATGAAACTTTAGTTGCATGGTTTGGTGCTTACTTTGGAGCAAAATTGCTATCTTGGATGCGCCTTTTAGGGTTGCAAATGTAATAGATGTTATCACTGTATTGCAGTGAAAAGATACAAATTAGACGTATGATTTCaatcagatttgaattttgtTCTTCAAGGTCTCATAAGAAATTTTAATATGCTTTTGTAACTTTCTTTTCTTAAATGTTTAGGAGGAGAACTGCTACAGTAGTGAAGGCAACTGCTCGAGTCGATAAATTTTCGAAAAGCGATATCATTGTTTCCCCATCTATACTCTCTGCTAATTTCGCTAAGTTGGAGGAGCAGGTTTTGGTTCAGCTGCATTATTGCTTTAGGTATTGAACTCAATCTGAATATTGTCTTTGAAGTTCACATGTCGCGTTTTTTCTAGGTGAAAGCCGTAGAAGTGGCAGGCTGTGATTGGATCCATGTTGATGTAATGGATGGCCGATTTGTTCCAAACATTACGATTGGACCTCTTGTGGTTGATGCCTTACGACCTGTGACAGATCTTCCACTAGATGTGCATTTGGTATGCTGCTTTGCATAATTAACTAACCAGTATCAGTAATAAAGATATTTTCTCACCCTGAGCTTGATGCACTGCAGATGATTGTGGAACCTGAGCAGCGAGTCCCAGATTTTATTAAGGCTGGAGCAGACATAGTCAGTGTTCACTGTGAGCAATCATCAACCATTCATTTGCATCGTACACTTAATCAAGTAAGACATTTCTTTCCCCGGGCCGTTCTTACATATTTTCCATGATAAAGTTAACAATTTACATACAATCTTTAAATGGAGTCTACCAAATATTATCTTCAAATCAAGTGGAGTTCAAAAACCTTTGTTTTTTTATGCAAAATTTCACTTGCTTTTTAACTGGAAGTTGTCATATTATTTATGTTAAGCTTTTTGCTGCACGGGTTCTGACTTTTAGTTAAAAACTACTGATAAAGAAATTCATGCACGAAGAATCTTTTTTGCTGTATCGTGCTTTGTACCACATGACATTGGGAAGGAATGTTCAGGATTCGTAGGAGCCTATAAAATCCTACTGAATTCATCCTGTTCAAGCTAACTCTATGTTCTGAACTTATTTGCCTTCACTATTCTTTCGGGGCATGACTTAAGAATCAGTCATTGATACTCAATTTTTGCAGTTAAAGCTTTTTAAAGTATTAGGTTTATCAGCCTCTCTCATACTCTAAGCCGTGCATTATTGCCTCTTAAAACTTCGTGGTCAGCATGTCCAAAAGTTTCCTTTTACAGGTTTTTGTTTTATGACCATCAAGGTGTTGCTGATACTATtgcgaattttttttattgtttgccATCCTATGCTCAATAATATATCTTGTTTGCTCGCTTTCTCTATTGCCTGCGTATCTTTTATGAAACTGCCCACAAATTTCTGAAAACTTTTCTTGTTGTGTAGATAAAAGATCTGGGCGCTAAAGCCGGAGTCGTCTTAAACCCTGCAACCCCGCTTAGTACGATAGAATATGTACTTGATGGTGAGTTTTTATTTTCGATTTCTTTTCCGCTTTCCTGTCTTTCCGTCGAAGGATGATTTTATATGCAGCTTATTGCATACCGGAGCCAAGTAGTTGATCGATGCTAGGCCTTGCCTATTGATAAGTCAGGAATAAAGGATGAAGAAATAGTTAAAAGGATGTTCTAAGAATGGCCTCCTTTTTCTTACTAAAACAGAAGCAATTGATTGTTATGTGCAGAATGATGAGAGGTCCTTCTGCATCATTGTAACTTTTCCAGTACAGGTGTTCTGAGTTCATTTGGCTAAATTGAAGGGAAAAGAAAAACTGACTTGATAATCTCTGTTTTGCATTTGAACAGTCGTTGATCTAGTCTTGATTATGTCGGTCAACCCCGGCTTTGGTGGGCAGAGCTTTATTGAGAGTCAAGTCAAGAAAATCTCTGACTTGAGACGTATGTGCGCGGAGAAGGTATCAGTTGCTTCTATCTATATATTCATCTTTTTATCTATTCATGCTTTAGAATTTGGTCAAATTTTCTTCATATATTTTCCTTGCAGGGTGTTAATCCATGGATTGAAGTCGATGGTGGAGTTGGTCCAAAGAATGCATATAAGGTGCCCCATTAGAATCATGTGGTTTACCTTCAGACAACATTAATCTATACACTCCATGCATAACCTGTGTCCTAAATTCTGACATTATCACTTGTTGAGCCCTGTTGTTGCTTTTTCTTGACCTATGTTACTCTGATTCAAGTGTGATGAGTGTGAGTGTAGGATATGAGTATGTTCTTCATGTTATTAATATTATTCATGATATTcataactattaaaaaaattgggtGGTTTCTCTGTTAAAACTCTCCCTCTCACCCACTTCTCGCTTTGCCGCCAGGTTATTGAGGCAGGAGCAAATGCTCTAGTGGCTGGTTCAGCTGTATTTGGTGCAAAAGATTATGCTGAAGGTAAAGATAaggtattatttattatttttcatgcatatAAATCAAttcgttttaataaaattttatggcacCAACAATTTAAACAGCTATTAGAGGAATCAAAACCAGCAAAAGGCCAGAAGCAGTGGCAGTGTAATTATACTGCTGGAGATCTGATCGGCTCCAATGTATGATATCTATATTTTACATTCCCATGTATGTTACCCTCCAACTTACAGAATTTTGCTCGATTGTATAACTGAATGTTGTATATACTAGTTGGATTGCATGAATCCTGCTACACATGATTTAGAACAGAAATGCAGATACATGAAGAAAAGTTAGTTTGAATTCTTTCTGataaattttgttgtttaatttgtCATGGCTGTCTCAGTATTTGCAGATAATATGCATGTCATGGCTGTTtaataaacaaatcattaatatcTTGTCAGATAGATCTTGAATCTTGATGTCATATGGTTGATAAATGAAGCATGCTTAGTGTATCATGTCTT
It encodes the following:
- the LOC121211034 gene encoding ribulose-5-phosphate-3-epimerase, chloroplastic gives rise to the protein MSTASSLCSSTQVNGFGGGLRLLRTHLSQPSSFSFTRRRTATVVKATARVDKFSKSDIIVSPSILSANFAKLEEQVKAVEVAGCDWIHVDVMDGRFVPNITIGPLVVDALRPVTDLPLDVHLMIVEPEQRVPDFIKAGADIVSVHCEQSSTIHLHRTLNQIKDLGAKAGVVLNPATPLSTIEYVLDVVDLVLIMSVNPGFGGQSFIESQVKKISDLRRMCAEKGVNPWIEVDGGVGPKNAYKVIEAGANALVAGSAVFGAKDYAEAIRGIKTSKRPEAVAV